The sequence TGGCTTTGTCGCTCAATCACAACTGACAGCGATTAAAGCCATGCCTGAGCAGTTCTATACGTTAGCGCCAGACGCTTATCCTCCTATTTTGCAAGACGGGTTGGTGATTAGTGACACTACTGCCGCGACCGATTTTTCAAACTATCTGCGCTCGCCTGCTGGACAGCAGTATTTTTCTGACGCAGGTTATCTTGCTATAGAGTAAGACAACTTTGATAAAAAACGTGCTCTAACGGTTCTCATCTGAGCGTTTGATACTGTCTGGACTGGCATCATAAATAGCCTCTAATTCTTCTGTTGTCAGATAGCGCTCAACGATAGGAAACCATTCTCGTTCTTCAAAACGAATATGATCATATAGCAAGGTGGCGAGTTTTTTGACTTGTCCAACGGTGACGTGATTGCTTTGAGATTGCGGCAAATCTTGAACCTCTGCCATGAGTGCATGCAGGGACTTGTGCTGCGCATCAAGTGTATTTAGTACCGATGCCACCTCAGGTTTGGAGCTGCTATGAGGCTGTAAGGCATGAGCCATTAGATTGTCTTCAATCTGAAAATGCTGTTGCATCTCGTTAATATAAGACGTGATATTTAGCCAATGCTCGGCAATTGCGTTAGGTTCATCAGCACACTCTTTAGCATGGCGAGATAGATTTAGACCTAGATGATGTTGACGAGATAATGGTTGTAATTGTGCGGCGCGTTTCATGATTAAGTACCTCAGTTAATCGACATAAAGCCCTATGTCAGTGGCATTTAAGGATTGTTATCTATGCTTAACTATATACTCATACTACACTTGTTAAGCGCTACTGTCTGGACAGGTGGTCATCTGATTTTGACCTTGGTGGTATTACCAAAAGCACTATCATCCCGAAATATTGATGGTCTGATGCAATTTGAGCAGCTGTTTGAGAGGGTTGGGATGCCGGCTTTGGTGCTGCAAATAATCACTGGACTTTGGATGGCCTACCAGATATTACCCAACATTGCTGCATGGTTTAAACTTGATAATGATTTTAGTATTCTTATTAGTCTCAAATTACTATTATTGCTAATGACTGTTCTGGTTGCCCTGCACGCTCGTTTCTATCGAATACCCAGATTGTCTATTCAGACCCTGAAAGGATTTTCAATCAATATCATATTGGTCACTTTGTTTTCTGTCGCCTTTGTTGTCGTTGGTACGCTCTTTCGCACAGGATTAAATTAGGACGTGTCATCGTTTAGGTTATTAGGGTCTGTTGAACATTCGACCACGGCACTGACAGTGACTATTTTTTAGTCGATTTTAGATTAAAAATATCTAGTTTAGTCGTTCTAAGCGGATGTTTTTAATGACGAAGCGGCAAAAAAGAGTCCTGTCTCTTTGAGCTGATGTTAAAATCGCTTCATACTGTGTTGCAAGTCTAGCTAAGGCACGAGCATTATCTTCAATTTGCGCCTTGTCTGAAACGATTTGATCAATCAGCAGTGCCTATTTGTGAATGTTCAACAGACCCTAATATGTCCTAATATCTCATTGAATTCAACCACCTTAACATCTTCTTAACAGCGTACTTGTTACTGTAAGGCATTACACTCCTTACCATCCTGTTGAGAAGTACTTGTATGTCAATATCTCAAGCCGCCAAAATCGATGCGCCCAAAGCCAATAAAAAAAGCCACTCCCTAAGCAAGCTCTATAATCGCGAGATCAATCTCAATCATCTGGTCATAGTCGTTGCTCTGTACTTAGTAGCGACGGCGAATATTGGCTTTTTTGAGCAAGTACTCAGCGTTTATCCATTTAGCACAAACACGGGCTTTATTTTTTCCATCATAGGCTTATTATTTGGGCTGATGTGGTTGGTGTTGTCACTGCTGTGTCATCGCTCAACGGCAAAATTAGTGCTTATCATAATGGTGCTGATTGCAGCTATCTGTGGTTACTTTACCGACGCCTACGGGACGATATTTAATCGTGATATGCTCATTAACGGCTTACAAACTGATCAAGCAGAAGCCATGGGATTAATGGCGCCCAGTCTATTTATTCGCCTGTTTTTACTAGGTATAGTACCTGCTTTCATGATTGGTAACATTCGTCTAAAGCGATTATCTTGGCAACAAGCAACCCTTCAAAAATCAGTCACCCTATTATTATCTATCGTATTGATAGCGGTGTGTCTGGTGCCATTTGGTGACCAATACGCCAGCTTTTTTCGCCAGCACAAAATAGTCCGTAGTTATGTTAATCCTATTACTCCTGTTTATTCTGTCATCAAACTGGGTACTGATTATATCGCTGAGCGCCGTCGTCCCGATACGCTAATCCCTCATGCCACAGATGCAAAACGCAGCATTATTATTAACACTAGCAACAGCGCTGTAAAACCTAAGTTGATGGTATTTGTAGTAGGAGAAACCGTTCGCGCTGACCATATTGGCTTAAACGGTTATGAACGCAACACCACGCCTTTGCTTTCAAAAAAATCAGACATTTACAGCTTTAAAGACGCCTCGTCATGCGGCACATCTACCGCCTATTCAGTACCCTGCATGTTTAGCTACGCCAATAGAGAAAATTATGACCCTGATAGCGCTAGCTATAATGAAAACGTGCTCGATACACTACACAAGCAAGGCGTCAATGTCGTTTGGCGAGACAATAACTCTAGCGCCAAAGGGGTGGCTGACCGCGTAACTTTTGAGGATTATAAAACAACCGCGCTCAATCCAGATTGTGATATTGAGTGTCGAGATATAGGCATGCTTGATGGTTTTGATAAACTGGTTAAGTCAGGCAGCTCACAGAAAGAGACACCTAAAGACACACTTATTTTGCTGCATCAAATGGGCAATCATGGACCCGCCTATTTTAAGCGTTACCCTAAAGATTTTGCAGAATATCAGCCCGTCTGTATGACCAATGAGCTATCAAAATGCGACAACCAATCGGTTATCAATGGTTATGACAATGCCATTCGTTATACAGATTATTTTTTAAATAGCGTGATCGACACCTTAAAACCCTATGAGCAAGATTATGAGGTGGTGATGGTATATATTAGTGATCATGGAGAAAGTTTGGGCGAAAACAATATTTACTTGCATGGTCTGCCATACGCTATTGCGCCAAATGCACAAAAGCATGTGCCAGTGATTATTTGGTCACCGACTGGCAATGGCATTGATAGCAGCACTATTGCTAAAAGTAGCTTAGCTAACATGATTGATCAGCCTGTATCACATGATTTTATTACGCCAACCTTGCTTCAGTTTTTTGGTATCACCACTGACGAAACCAAAGCAGCACCCACCTTTTTTAAAGTGGCTAATTGAACTCTTTATCATCGCTCCGCCTTTTTAGGTAATAATACTCATGTACAAGATACTCATCATTGAAGACAATCCCGATATCGTCGCCAATATTTATGCTTTTTTTGAGCCGAAAGGCTTTGAGCTAGACAATGCCCATAATGGCATTAGTGGCTTAACGCTCGCATCGAATAATCGATATGACGTCATCTTGTTAGATGTCATGCTGCCGGGTATGGACGGCACTAAACTGTGCAAAAATCTCAGGGAAGAGCTGCATGACAAAACGCCAGTATTGATGCTGACCGCTCGCGATACGATTTTAGATAAAGTGGCAGGATTCGATAGTGGCGCTGACGATTATCTGGTTAAGCCTTTCTCATTGGTGGAATTAGAATCTCGTATTAAGGCTCTCATACGCCGACATAAAGATGATCATTTTGAGCATGGTTTAACCGTTGGCACGTTGTCTTTAAACCATAGTGAGCATACGATTACACGTGAAGGTAAGTCGCTAAAACTCACACCAACAGGCTTCAAAATACTACATACCTTGATGAGTGCGGCGCCGCGCGTGGTTAGCAAAACCGAGCTGGAAGAAAAAGTATGGGGCGAAGACATACCAAGCAGTGATGCACTGCGTACTCACATGCATGGGGTCCGTGCGCAGGTAGATAAGCCGTTCGATAAAATCATGATAGTCACGTTGCCTGGTGTCGGTTATCAGATTATTGATCCAGATAAAGCCTAAAAAATCATCGTCTGATGTCCTTATTTGACTCTTACTGTCTTTCATATCTTCTTTCACAACGAAGTAAACACCATGTTTAATATCGACTCCATCGCCAATAAGTTTCGACTCTCCTACTTGTTATTTGCCCTATTGCTGTGTGCCACTTTCGTCAGTATTTTCATGTATGCCGAAGTCAGAATGGAGCAACAGCTGGTCAAAGCTCGCTTATTGCAACAGTTAGAGCTTAGCCAAGAAAAAGAAGGCGATCAACCTATTTATACGGCTGAACCGGGTATTAAAATTTATCGCTTCGATAACGCACCGAGCAATCTGCAAAAACTGGCCACCCAAACCGTACAAGAGATGCCCGTCACTGTCACCACTAAAAAGGGTCAATCGACGACAGAGTTACATTTTTTTAATTATAAAAAAGACAAAGAAAACTACATTTTAACTTACTTAGAAAATACTGAAATGGTGATGGGGAATTACCCTGTTTTGGCCATATTTGAGCATTTAGAAGACATATTTGCCAACGCCCTAAAAGTAGCAGTCATTTTGAGCTTATTGATTGCAGCGATATTTTCATCGCTGTCCTCCAAGCAAATCATTAAACCTTTATTAGACTTAAAGCAAGCCGTAGAAACAGATCATCGCAACTTGACGGAATTGACGCATCTGCCCTCCGAGGTTGGCGTGTTAGCACGCGCAATCGATGAAAAAAACCACAAACTTGAGCAGTACCTCAAACGCGAGCAGCTATTTACTGGTGATGTCAGTCACGAGCTGCGCACGCCTTTGACGATTATCATGGGGGCATCAGAAGTATTGTCCTCACAACTAGAAAACGACCCTCACTTGAGCGCATTTGCCACTCGTATCAGTACGACCGCCAAAGAAACCTCGGAGATTATCAGCGCCTTATTATTGCTGTCTCGTGCTCCTGAAGAACTGGATGCACCGCCAACGTCTATCAATGACATCGCGTTAAATGAAGTACAGCGCTTAAATTACTTGCTTCGCCATAAGTCAGTCACTTGTAAAATAGTCGCAGAACAGCTGTATGTCGCACACGTACGACCTGAACTACTAAAAATGGCCCTGGGTAATTTGATAAAAAATGCGTTTCAGTACACCGATGAGGGTGAGGTCATCATCACTATCGATGCTGAAAAAATCACCGTCACTG is a genomic window of Psychrobacter cibarius containing:
- a CDS encoding hemerythrin domain-containing protein, with protein sequence MKRAAQLQPLSRQHHLGLNLSRHAKECADEPNAIAEHWLNITSYINEMQQHFQIEDNLMAHALQPHSSSKPEVASVLNTLDAQHKSLHALMAEVQDLPQSQSNHVTVGQVKKLATLLYDHIRFEEREWFPIVERYLTTEELEAIYDASPDSIKRSDENR
- a CDS encoding CopD family protein, whose translation is MLNYILILHLLSATVWTGGHLILTLVVLPKALSSRNIDGLMQFEQLFERVGMPALVLQIITGLWMAYQILPNIAAWFKLDNDFSILISLKLLLLLMTVLVALHARFYRIPRLSIQTLKGFSINIILVTLFSVAFVVVGTLFRTGLN
- a CDS encoding phosphoethanolamine--lipid A transferase, whose product is MSISQAAKIDAPKANKKSHSLSKLYNREINLNHLVIVVALYLVATANIGFFEQVLSVYPFSTNTGFIFSIIGLLFGLMWLVLSLLCHRSTAKLVLIIMVLIAAICGYFTDAYGTIFNRDMLINGLQTDQAEAMGLMAPSLFIRLFLLGIVPAFMIGNIRLKRLSWQQATLQKSVTLLLSIVLIAVCLVPFGDQYASFFRQHKIVRSYVNPITPVYSVIKLGTDYIAERRRPDTLIPHATDAKRSIIINTSNSAVKPKLMVFVVGETVRADHIGLNGYERNTTPLLSKKSDIYSFKDASSCGTSTAYSVPCMFSYANRENYDPDSASYNENVLDTLHKQGVNVVWRDNNSSAKGVADRVTFEDYKTTALNPDCDIECRDIGMLDGFDKLVKSGSSQKETPKDTLILLHQMGNHGPAYFKRYPKDFAEYQPVCMTNELSKCDNQSVINGYDNAIRYTDYFLNSVIDTLKPYEQDYEVVMVYISDHGESLGENNIYLHGLPYAIAPNAQKHVPVIIWSPTGNGIDSSTIAKSSLANMIDQPVSHDFITPTLLQFFGITTDETKAAPTFFKVAN
- a CDS encoding response regulator transcription factor, whose product is MYKILIIEDNPDIVANIYAFFEPKGFELDNAHNGISGLTLASNNRYDVILLDVMLPGMDGTKLCKNLREELHDKTPVLMLTARDTILDKVAGFDSGADDYLVKPFSLVELESRIKALIRRHKDDHFEHGLTVGTLSLNHSEHTITREGKSLKLTPTGFKILHTLMSAAPRVVSKTELEEKVWGEDIPSSDALRTHMHGVRAQVDKPFDKIMIVTLPGVGYQIIDPDKA
- a CDS encoding HAMP domain-containing sensor histidine kinase, which codes for MFNIDSIANKFRLSYLLFALLLCATFVSIFMYAEVRMEQQLVKARLLQQLELSQEKEGDQPIYTAEPGIKIYRFDNAPSNLQKLATQTVQEMPVTVTTKKGQSTTELHFFNYKKDKENYILTYLENTEMVMGNYPVLAIFEHLEDIFANALKVAVILSLLIAAIFSSLSSKQIIKPLLDLKQAVETDHRNLTELTHLPSEVGVLARAIDEKNHKLEQYLKREQLFTGDVSHELRTPLTIIMGASEVLSSQLENDPHLSAFATRISTTAKETSEIISALLLLSRAPEELDAPPTSINDIALNEVQRLNYLLRHKSVTCKIVAEQLYVAHVRPELLKMALGNLIKNAFQYTDEGEVIITIDAEKITVTDTGLGIPEVMMPLLYERFERLEQQYKDISLDTESSSAADAHYPVEGTGLGLSIVQRIMTHMGWQLTHQINPLGGSTFIINYH